The following are encoded in a window of Oncorhynchus mykiss isolate Arlee chromosome 31, USDA_OmykA_1.1, whole genome shotgun sequence genomic DNA:
- the LOC118946005 gene encoding ring-infected erythrocyte surface antigen-like, with amino-acid sequence MDIWKSFKRGSASSSARGQSERSTRKRLEKGEDNVEEKDEEKDEENVEEKDEEKDEENVEEKDEENVEDKDEEKDEENVEEKDKENVEENDEDNVEEKVEEKDKENVEENVEEKDEEKDEENVEENVEEKDEEKDEENVEEKDEEKDEENVEENVEEKDEENVEDKDEEKDEENVEENVEEKDEEKDEENVEENVEEKDEEKDEENVEEKDEEKDEENVEENVEEKDEEKVEEKVEEKDKENVEENDEDNVEEKDEENVEEKGEENVEENVEEKVEENVEDKDEEKGEEKGEEKDEKNGEEKGEEKDE; translated from the coding sequence AGAGAAGCACACGGAAGAGATTAGAGAAGGGTGAAGATAATGTTGAAGAGAAGGATGAAGAGAAGGATGAAGAGAATGTTGAAGAGAAGGATGAAGAGAAGGATGAAGAGAATGTTGAAGAGAAGGATGAAGAGAATGTTGAAGACAAGGATGAAGAGAAGGATGAAGAGAATGTTGAAGAGAAGGATAAAGAGAATGTTGAAGAGAATGATGAAGATAATGTTGAAGAGAAGGTTGAAGAGAAGGATAAAGAGAATGTTGAAGAGAATGTTGAAGAGAAGGATGAAGAGAAGGATGAAGAGAATGTTGAAGAGAATGTTGAAGAGAAGGATGAAGAGAAGGATGAAGAGAATGTTGAAGAGAAGGATGAAGAGAAGGATGAAGAGAATGTTGAAGAGAATGTTGAAGAGAAGGATGAAGAGAATGTTGAAGACAAGGATGAAGAGAAGGATGAAGAGAATGTTGAAGAGAATGTTGAAGAGAAGGATGAAGAGAAGGATGAAGAGAATGTTGAAGAGAATGTTGAAGAGAAGGATGAAGAGAAGGATGAAGAGAATGTTGAAGAGAAGGATGAAGAGAAGGATGAAGAGAATGTTGAAGAGAATGTTGAAGAGAAGGATGAAGAGAAGGTTGAAGAGAAGGTTGAAGAGAAGGATAAAGAGAATGTTGAAGAGAATGATGAAGATAATGTTGAAGAGAAGGATGAAGAGAATGTTGAAGAGAAGGGTGAAGAGAATGTTGAAGAGAATGTTGAAGAGAAGGTTGAAGAGAATGTTGAAGATAAGGATGAAGAGAAGGGTGAAGAGAAGGGTGAAGAGAAGGATGAAAAGAATGGTGAAGAGAAGGGTGAAGAGAAGGATGAATAG